One stretch of Leadbetterella byssophila DSM 17132 DNA includes these proteins:
- a CDS encoding alpha-L-rhamnosidase yields the protein MFRFLFFISSLFLQDLRTEHLDSPLGIDVEAPRFTWKVKGGEQTHFQIWVSTDSLKWSYTSGKKQEGFPLFAYDGPQLKPRTKYYWKVQVWTKEGLTAVSSAAQFETGIMKEWKGHWISDSRDIDLKPAPYFRHKFTVKKPIKQARAYIAVGGLYELSLNGQRIGDHFLDPLYTRFDRRVLYVTHDVTSALQRGENAIGVLLGNGWYNHQSTAVWYFDKAPWRNRPTFCLDLYIQYTDGTEERVSSGRNWKTALSPTIFNSIYTAEHYDARLEISGWDSADFDDKDWKNAIPRSAPAGKIVSQSVRPIRKTLEIKPVRIIQLNDSIRVVDFGRNISGVTGIKVKGAEGTEVRLRHAERLYENGRTDISNIDAHYRPTDDTDPFQTDIFILSGKGEEYFCPKFNYKGFQYVEIQCKEPIKILDIKAYFVHSDVPVKGKVNSSDELLNKIWQATNASYLSNFVGYPTDCPQREKNGWTGDAHIASETGLFNFDGITVYEKWLADHRDEQQANGVLPSIIPTGGWGYEWGNGPDWTSTIAIIPWNLYMYYGDKRPLEENYDALKRYVGYLLENYPSGLTDWGLGDWIPVKSRSPVELTSTAYYYTDVLILSKMAGVLGNKEDEKFYADKADYIKNTFNQKYFIPEKAIYGSGLQTELAVPLYWGLVPKEYKQQVADNLAIRVKSDGLDVGLLGTKAILQALSDGGHGEVAYALASRKTYPSWGWWIMNGATTLFENWPIDAKSDISMNHIMFGEIGAWYYKALGGIRPESAGFQKILVKPFIPRELERFSVELESPLGKIVSGWEGRNYTLEIPDGVEAELHVPKEFVGGSKVLKLKAGRHTFKVEP from the coding sequence ATGTTCCGTTTTCTCTTCTTTATCTCTAGTCTTTTTCTTCAAGATTTACGTACAGAACACCTGGATAGCCCATTGGGTATTGATGTGGAAGCTCCTAGGTTTACCTGGAAAGTAAAAGGAGGGGAACAAACTCATTTTCAAATTTGGGTTAGTACAGATTCGCTTAAATGGAGTTACACTTCCGGGAAGAAGCAGGAGGGATTTCCCCTTTTTGCGTATGATGGCCCCCAACTAAAACCCAGGACAAAGTATTACTGGAAGGTGCAGGTATGGACCAAAGAAGGATTAACGGCAGTGTCTTCTGCGGCACAATTTGAGACTGGGATTATGAAGGAATGGAAGGGCCACTGGATTTCAGACAGCAGAGATATAGATCTTAAACCAGCGCCTTATTTCCGGCATAAATTCACGGTTAAGAAGCCTATAAAGCAAGCGAGAGCCTATATAGCTGTTGGCGGTCTGTACGAATTAAGTCTAAACGGACAGAGGATAGGAGATCATTTTTTGGATCCCTTGTATACTCGTTTTGATAGAAGGGTGCTGTATGTGACACATGACGTTACTTCAGCCTTGCAAAGGGGAGAAAATGCCATTGGAGTATTATTGGGGAACGGATGGTATAATCATCAATCTACGGCCGTTTGGTACTTTGATAAGGCTCCCTGGAGGAACAGGCCTACTTTCTGTTTGGACTTATATATCCAATATACCGATGGGACAGAAGAGCGTGTCAGTTCAGGACGAAACTGGAAAACGGCGCTTTCTCCTACCATTTTCAATAGCATTTACACGGCGGAACATTATGATGCTAGGCTAGAAATATCCGGGTGGGATTCTGCGGATTTTGACGATAAAGATTGGAAGAATGCTATTCCCAGAAGTGCACCCGCGGGTAAAATCGTTTCTCAAAGTGTTAGGCCCATTCGGAAAACTTTAGAGATAAAGCCAGTGAGAATAATCCAACTGAATGATAGTATAAGAGTAGTGGATTTTGGTAGGAATATCTCAGGAGTTACTGGAATCAAAGTTAAGGGAGCAGAAGGTACGGAGGTGAGATTGCGGCACGCGGAAAGGCTTTATGAGAATGGAAGAACTGACATTTCAAATATAGATGCGCATTACAGACCCACAGATGATACAGATCCTTTCCAAACGGATATTTTCATCCTATCCGGGAAAGGTGAAGAGTATTTCTGTCCGAAGTTCAATTATAAGGGTTTCCAGTATGTGGAGATCCAATGCAAAGAACCTATAAAGATCCTGGATATTAAAGCCTACTTTGTGCACTCGGATGTGCCGGTTAAAGGGAAAGTCAATTCTTCAGATGAGCTTCTAAACAAGATTTGGCAGGCTACTAATGCTTCTTACTTAAGCAATTTTGTAGGATATCCTACGGATTGTCCTCAGAGAGAAAAAAACGGATGGACAGGAGATGCTCATATAGCTAGTGAGACAGGCCTGTTTAATTTTGATGGGATCACGGTGTATGAGAAGTGGTTGGCTGATCATAGAGATGAGCAACAAGCCAACGGGGTTCTGCCTTCCATTATTCCTACAGGGGGCTGGGGATACGAGTGGGGGAATGGTCCCGACTGGACCAGTACTATAGCCATTATCCCTTGGAATTTGTATATGTATTATGGAGATAAAAGACCTTTAGAAGAGAACTATGATGCATTGAAAAGGTATGTAGGGTATTTGCTGGAGAACTATCCAAGCGGTTTGACGGATTGGGGGCTTGGCGATTGGATTCCTGTTAAATCAAGATCTCCTGTAGAACTCACGTCTACAGCTTATTACTATACAGATGTACTGATCTTGTCTAAGATGGCCGGAGTTTTAGGTAATAAAGAAGATGAAAAGTTCTACGCGGATAAGGCAGATTATATTAAAAATACTTTCAACCAGAAGTATTTTATCCCTGAAAAGGCTATTTATGGTTCTGGGCTGCAAACAGAATTGGCGGTTCCTCTGTATTGGGGTTTAGTGCCAAAAGAGTACAAGCAGCAAGTGGCGGATAACTTGGCTATAAGAGTAAAATCTGATGGGTTGGATGTAGGATTATTAGGTACCAAAGCTATACTTCAAGCCTTGAGTGATGGGGGACATGGTGAGGTAGCATATGCCTTGGCTAGCAGAAAGACATATCCTTCCTGGGGATGGTGGATCATGAATGGGGCCACTACCTTATTTGAGAACTGGCCTATAGATGCGAAATCTGACATCTCCATGAATCACATCATGTTTGGAGAGATAGGTGCCTGGTACTATAAGGCGTTAGGAGGAATTCGACCTGAATCTGCAGGATTTCAGAAGATATTAGTTAAGCCGTTTATTCCCAGAGAGCTGGAGCGTTTTTCTGTAGAATTAGAAAGTCCGTTGGGAAAGATTGTTTCAGGATGGGAAGGAAGGAATTATACCTTGGAGATACCGGACGGCGTAGAGGCGGAATTACATGTTCCAAAGGAATTTGTTGGCGGATCAAAGGTACTTAAGTTGAAAGCGGGGAGACATACTTTTAAGGTGGAACCATGA
- the mutS gene encoding DNA mismatch repair protein MutS — protein sequence MAQTKETPLNKQYNQIKAKYPGAMLLFRVGDFYETFGEDAIKASKILGIVLTRRNNGGSNDELAGFPHHSLDTYLPKLVRAGQRVAICDQLEDPKTVKGIVKRGVTELVTPGVSFNDNVLDVRQNNYLASLHFASEDLIGVAFLDISTGEFFTTQGSLAYVDKLIQGFSPAEILYCKKHKKRFEQVFGEKYNTYTFEDWVFTYDFAYDQLIQHFKTNNLKGFGVENLQEGVTAAGVILQYLKDTEHREVDHINRLTRLDQEQYVWLDRFTIRNLELLFSPHEGGVPLIDILDQTVTPMGARLLRKWLVLPLKNKAQIEERLNTVQYFAGDDQVLQNLIQVLKPIGDLERLVSKVAVRRINPREMVQLKKALAQIEPLKELLVGHPSMEKLTGQLNDCKFLVEKIERELRDDAPTQMNQGGMIKTGVDAPLDELHKIAFSGKDYLVDIQNRESERTGIPSLKIAYNKVFGYYLEVSNAHKDKVPQEWIRKQTLVNAERYITEELKVYEEQILTAESKINEIEFRIFNELVLTAAEYVNVIQENARVISNLDALLSFARVALKNGYARPVITEEKRLDIKGGRHPVIEQQLPTGESYVPNDLYLDDEEQQIIIITGPNMAGKSALLRQTALIVLMAQIGSFVPAASAEVGIVDKIFTRVGANDNLSRGESTFMVEMTETASILNNLGDRSLVIMDEIGRGTSTYDGVSIAWSIAEYLHNHKKQRPRTLFATHYHELNNLSNDFPRIKNFNVAVKEMNGKVVFLRKLKEGGSEHSFGIHVAQLAGMPQSVVLRANEILQELEKSEAKEKNKAKISEAPKNNFQLNFFDPVDPVAETLKEKIKAMDLNAMSPIEALLKLNDLQNLVKG from the coding sequence ATGGCCCAAACCAAGGAGACACCTCTAAACAAACAATATAATCAGATAAAGGCAAAATATCCGGGAGCTATGCTCTTATTTCGGGTAGGGGATTTTTATGAGACCTTTGGAGAAGATGCAATAAAAGCATCTAAGATCTTAGGGATAGTTTTGACTCGTAGAAATAACGGGGGCTCCAATGATGAGTTGGCAGGATTTCCTCACCATTCTTTGGATACCTATTTGCCAAAGCTGGTGAGAGCCGGACAGAGGGTAGCCATTTGTGATCAGTTAGAAGATCCTAAGACGGTTAAAGGGATAGTTAAAAGAGGGGTTACAGAACTGGTGACGCCTGGGGTCTCCTTTAACGACAATGTCTTAGATGTGAGGCAAAATAACTATCTAGCTTCTTTGCATTTTGCAAGTGAAGATCTAATAGGAGTGGCCTTTTTAGACATAAGCACTGGGGAATTCTTCACTACCCAAGGCAGTTTGGCTTATGTAGATAAATTGATTCAAGGATTTAGTCCTGCTGAAATTCTCTATTGTAAGAAACACAAGAAGCGTTTTGAACAGGTTTTTGGAGAGAAGTATAATACTTACACCTTTGAGGATTGGGTATTTACCTATGATTTTGCTTACGACCAATTGATCCAGCATTTCAAAACCAATAATCTGAAGGGATTTGGGGTGGAGAATCTGCAGGAAGGGGTGACCGCAGCAGGTGTTATACTCCAGTATTTGAAGGATACGGAGCATAGGGAGGTGGATCATATCAACCGACTTACCCGCCTGGATCAGGAGCAGTACGTTTGGTTAGATCGTTTTACTATTCGAAATCTGGAATTGTTATTTTCTCCTCACGAAGGAGGGGTTCCATTGATAGATATTCTAGACCAGACGGTCACGCCTATGGGGGCTCGTTTGCTGAGAAAATGGTTAGTCTTGCCATTGAAAAACAAAGCTCAAATCGAAGAGAGGCTGAATACCGTACAATATTTTGCAGGGGACGATCAAGTCTTGCAAAACTTGATACAAGTGCTGAAGCCTATAGGTGATCTGGAACGTTTGGTATCTAAAGTGGCCGTACGCAGGATTAATCCACGGGAAATGGTTCAGCTTAAAAAGGCTTTGGCACAGATTGAACCATTGAAAGAGTTGCTGGTAGGGCATCCTTCCATGGAAAAGCTAACCGGTCAATTGAATGACTGCAAATTCCTTGTAGAAAAGATTGAGAGAGAACTCCGTGATGATGCTCCTACGCAAATGAATCAGGGAGGAATGATCAAGACGGGGGTGGATGCCCCTTTGGATGAGCTCCATAAGATAGCTTTTTCAGGCAAGGATTATTTGGTTGATATCCAAAACCGGGAATCAGAGCGTACGGGTATACCTTCTTTGAAGATTGCTTATAACAAGGTGTTTGGGTACTATTTGGAAGTGTCAAATGCCCATAAAGATAAGGTGCCTCAAGAATGGATTCGAAAACAAACCTTGGTGAATGCGGAACGTTATATCACTGAGGAGCTGAAAGTGTATGAGGAGCAGATCTTAACGGCAGAGAGCAAGATCAATGAGATAGAGTTCAGAATCTTCAATGAACTCGTACTCACTGCCGCGGAGTATGTTAATGTTATTCAGGAGAATGCAAGGGTAATTTCTAATCTGGATGCCTTGCTCTCATTTGCACGAGTAGCATTGAAGAATGGTTATGCAAGGCCTGTAATAACGGAGGAGAAACGCTTGGATATCAAGGGCGGTAGACATCCGGTGATTGAGCAACAATTACCTACCGGCGAAAGTTATGTACCAAATGATCTTTACTTGGATGATGAGGAACAACAAATCATCATTATCACCGGTCCTAACATGGCAGGTAAAAGTGCTTTGCTACGTCAGACGGCCTTGATTGTATTGATGGCGCAGATTGGCTCTTTTGTGCCTGCTGCTAGTGCTGAGGTGGGTATAGTGGATAAGATATTTACCAGAGTAGGGGCGAATGATAACCTATCCAGAGGGGAATCTACCTTCATGGTGGAGATGACGGAAACGGCTTCCATCTTGAATAATCTTGGTGATAGGAGCTTGGTGATTATGGATGAGATAGGTAGAGGTACCAGTACCTATGATGGGGTAAGTATAGCTTGGAGTATTGCAGAATATCTGCATAATCATAAAAAACAAAGACCAAGAACACTCTTTGCTACGCATTATCACGAGTTGAATAATTTGAGCAATGATTTCCCGAGAATCAAGAACTTCAATGTTGCCGTAAAGGAGATGAATGGCAAGGTGGTATTCTTAAGGAAGTTAAAAGAAGGGGGTAGCGAACACAGTTTTGGTATACATGTGGCTCAATTAGCCGGAATGCCACAGAGTGTAGTTTTACGAGCTAATGAGATCTTGCAAGAGCTTGAAAAGAGCGAAGCCAAAGAGAAGAATAAGGCCAAGATCAGTGAGGCGCCTAAGAATAACTTCCAGTTAAACTTTTTCGATCCGGTAGATCCTGTGGCAGAGACTTTGAAAGAGAAGATCAAAGCCATGGATTTGAACGCCATGTCACCTATTGAGGCGCTATTGAAATTAAATGATTTACAAAATTTGGTGAAAGGCTAA
- the mce gene encoding methylmalonyl-CoA epimerase: MKFEHLGIAVANLEEANAIFSKIFASSPYKTETVESEGVTTSFFHTGNGKMELLEATREDSPIAKFIAKKGPGIHHVAFEVEDIRAEMQRLKQEGFHLLNEEPKRGADNKWVCFLHPKDTQSVLIELCQEIL, from the coding sequence ATGAAATTTGAACATTTGGGCATAGCAGTAGCTAACTTGGAAGAGGCTAACGCCATATTTTCCAAGATCTTTGCCAGCTCTCCCTATAAAACGGAGACCGTAGAATCAGAAGGTGTTACTACCTCCTTTTTTCATACAGGTAATGGCAAAATGGAGCTCCTGGAAGCCACTAGAGAGGATAGCCCCATTGCAAAATTCATAGCGAAAAAAGGCCCGGGAATTCATCATGTGGCCTTTGAAGTGGAAGACATCAGAGCAGAAATGCAACGTTTGAAACAAGAAGGATTCCATCTCCTCAATGAAGAGCCAAAGAGAGGAGCAGATAATAAATGGGTATGCTTTTTACATCCAAAAGACACTCAATCCGTACTAATAGAACTTTGTCAGGAAATCCTTTGA
- a CDS encoding glycosyltransferase WbsX family protein produces the protein MSGNPLIFSAKFAPQIRAERVQNNKKIRALAVVLPQFHPFPENDEWWGKGFTEWTNTVKARPRYKGHYQPQLPADLGFYDMRLLQTLCDQANLAKEYGLYGFCYYHYWFNGKMLMERPLQEILKSDRPDFPFMLAWANENWSRRWDGKDKEVLIEQKYSLEDHRQHATYLCQKVFSDPRYIKIGGKPFFLFYNTHIIPDLPEAVKIWREVARENGFDDLYLGGIITSSEFEVNAQEVGLDLVIDWQPDWSHLKIIPGLIQRIKNKLGWGQTYRKIDYAEVVQRMKSKPSFTQKHFKALVPGWDNSARRKNDAFIMHDATPELYEDWLDHTCKTTTIYSEEENFLFINAWNEWAEGNHLEPDKKWGRAFLETTKKILSKYA, from the coding sequence TTGTCAGGAAATCCTTTGATCTTTTCTGCTAAATTTGCACCTCAAATTCGAGCTGAAAGAGTGCAGAACAATAAAAAAATAAGAGCTTTAGCCGTGGTACTTCCCCAGTTCCACCCCTTCCCGGAAAACGATGAATGGTGGGGCAAAGGTTTTACAGAATGGACCAATACGGTGAAAGCCCGACCTAGATATAAAGGACATTACCAACCGCAGTTGCCTGCCGACTTAGGCTTCTACGACATGCGCCTGCTCCAAACCCTCTGTGATCAGGCTAATTTGGCTAAAGAATACGGTCTTTACGGATTTTGCTATTACCATTATTGGTTCAATGGCAAAATGCTGATGGAAAGACCCCTGCAAGAAATATTAAAGTCGGACAGACCAGATTTCCCCTTCATGCTAGCCTGGGCCAATGAAAACTGGTCTAGACGCTGGGACGGAAAAGACAAAGAAGTCCTTATTGAACAAAAATACTCTTTAGAAGACCACAGACAGCACGCCACTTACCTGTGCCAAAAGGTCTTTTCAGATCCTAGATATATCAAAATAGGAGGAAAACCTTTCTTCCTATTTTACAATACACATATCATCCCGGACTTGCCGGAAGCGGTGAAGATCTGGAGGGAGGTTGCCCGTGAAAACGGATTTGATGACCTCTACCTCGGCGGTATCATCACCTCCTCAGAATTTGAAGTAAACGCCCAGGAAGTAGGTTTGGATCTGGTGATTGATTGGCAGCCCGACTGGTCCCACCTCAAGATCATTCCCGGATTGATCCAAAGGATAAAGAACAAGTTAGGTTGGGGACAAACCTATAGAAAAATAGATTATGCTGAGGTAGTGCAGAGGATGAAGTCAAAACCCAGCTTTACTCAGAAGCATTTTAAGGCCCTGGTTCCCGGTTGGGACAATAGCGCCAGAAGGAAAAATGATGCCTTCATAATGCATGATGCCACCCCGGAACTCTATGAAGATTGGTTAGACCATACCTGTAAAACCACTACCATTTACAGCGAAGAAGAGAACTTCCTCTTTATAAATGCCTGGAACGAATGGGCAGAAGGAAACCACCTGGAGCCGGATAAAAAATGGGGACGTGCCTTCCTGGAGACCACAAAGAAAATCTTATCGAAGTATGCCTAA
- a CDS encoding glycosyltransferase family 2 protein yields the protein MPKVSVIVPNYNHAPYLEQRLASILNQTFTDFELIFLDDSSQDNSVSVAETFRHDPRFVHLEVNERNSGSTFIQWEKGISLAKGEYLWLAESDDTAEPGFLAAMVKALDQNKDYDVAYTSSIWIDDKDQEIHRPPHEKGDAYLLGKYLVQKEFLQGPVIYNASSAVFRKPNHIDFNLLKTFKYTGDWLFWVMMAGPSGIIRLDLRHNRFRRHENNVSFRSEREGLLFSEGFRVMDYIYSHYPVSWWNKRINALRWAKRIGDFREGIPAEVRFYNRFLK from the coding sequence ATGCCTAAGGTTTCTGTCATCGTCCCAAATTATAATCATGCACCTTACTTAGAGCAGAGGCTTGCGTCCATTCTGAATCAGACATTCACTGACTTTGAACTGATCTTTTTGGACGATAGCTCTCAGGACAACAGCGTGTCTGTGGCGGAAACCTTTCGCCATGATCCCAGATTTGTTCACCTGGAAGTGAATGAGCGCAACTCCGGTTCTACGTTTATACAGTGGGAGAAAGGAATAAGTCTAGCAAAGGGCGAATACTTATGGCTGGCCGAAAGTGATGATACAGCAGAACCCGGTTTTCTAGCGGCTATGGTTAAGGCTTTGGATCAAAACAAAGACTACGATGTAGCCTACACTTCCTCCATTTGGATAGACGACAAAGACCAAGAAATCCACCGTCCTCCCCATGAGAAGGGCGATGCATATTTACTAGGTAAGTATTTAGTCCAAAAGGAATTTCTACAAGGGCCAGTAATCTACAACGCCAGTTCCGCAGTATTTAGAAAACCGAATCATATAGACTTCAACTTACTAAAGACTTTTAAATATACGGGCGACTGGCTATTCTGGGTCATGATGGCCGGTCCTTCAGGAATCATACGCTTGGATTTGCGTCATAATAGATTCCGAAGACACGAAAATAATGTTTCTTTCCGTTCAGAACGGGAAGGATTACTCTTTTCAGAGGGGTTTCGAGTGATGGATTATATATATAGCCATTACCCCGTATCCTGGTGGAATAAGAGAATCAATGCCCTAAGGTGGGCCAAAAGAATTGGAGATTTCCGTGAGGGCATTCCTGCGGAAGTTCGTTTTTATAATCGTTTTTTGAAGTGA
- a CDS encoding glycosyltransferase: MKGISVIIACYNSSRVLADTLRHLQVQKGCEGIAWEVIVVDNASTDHTAEIAEKVWEENPIVPLRVILETKQGEAHARRAGILAAKYDILSVVDDDNRVADNWIATLHKYYQNPEIGLIGCAGEGAFETPPPAWFKKNEHAFAIGKLYEGQFTDITEHALVPGAGLSVRKKVYDHLYTQGWKPFLEGRVGNKQTAGADSEMCLITRRLGYKIYYSNELHFRHFTTADRITWERLRNMTYGFGAADVFILVYQIHWLESTGRTSMMTRLRKLWWFNLLGKKINYFTKKNKIKDPQERELFEIRNKAFCETIVKERIKFQEAFAYLEDIKPIKP; this comes from the coding sequence GTGAAAGGAATATCAGTCATAATAGCATGTTATAATAGCTCCAGGGTACTGGCAGATACACTAAGACACCTTCAAGTACAGAAAGGCTGCGAAGGGATAGCTTGGGAGGTTATAGTAGTAGACAATGCCTCCACAGATCACACTGCCGAAATCGCAGAAAAGGTTTGGGAAGAAAACCCTATTGTTCCCTTAAGAGTAATATTAGAGACAAAACAGGGCGAAGCTCATGCACGTAGAGCAGGCATACTGGCTGCAAAATACGATATACTAAGTGTAGTGGATGATGATAACCGAGTAGCAGACAATTGGATTGCCACCTTACACAAATACTACCAAAATCCGGAGATAGGACTGATAGGCTGCGCCGGAGAAGGTGCATTTGAAACCCCACCACCGGCATGGTTCAAGAAAAACGAGCACGCATTTGCTATAGGTAAACTCTATGAGGGACAGTTCACAGACATCACTGAACATGCACTGGTACCTGGTGCCGGACTGAGCGTCAGGAAGAAAGTTTACGATCACCTGTATACTCAAGGCTGGAAACCCTTCTTAGAGGGAAGAGTGGGGAATAAACAGACTGCCGGCGCCGACAGCGAAATGTGCCTGATAACTAGAAGATTAGGATATAAGATCTACTATTCCAATGAGCTGCACTTCAGACACTTTACCACAGCAGATCGTATCACCTGGGAGCGTCTGAGAAACATGACCTATGGATTCGGGGCAGCAGATGTTTTTATTTTAGTGTACCAAATTCACTGGCTAGAAAGCACGGGAAGGACCTCAATGATGACCCGACTAAGAAAACTTTGGTGGTTCAATTTATTGGGCAAAAAGATCAATTATTTCACAAAGAAGAATAAGATCAAAGACCCGCAGGAAAGGGAGCTGTTTGAGATTCGTAATAAAGCCTTTTGCGAGACTATCGTGAAGGAAAGGATTAAATTCCAGGAAGCCTTTGCCTACCTAGAAGATATAAAACCTATAAAACCCTGA
- a CDS encoding thiolase family protein: MVYIHQAIRVPNGKVGGIYKRTPPENLMAHLMKKLPELPEEIILSTSVGTGGNMARFASLTAGYPLEIPASTIDAQCIGGLKSIEMGFALIASGLRKSVLVGGMESVSLAPIRIYTQNDPRYTGKPYSQAVFSPNGELSLLPAAERCAKDIDKESMWRWFKRSHLLASQSKEVLAPYLCALEPKHTDLSFRPDIQLEAYSTAEKIDRTTTAPPADGAAVLYLSSDPQGALARIHTVKTIGTDPAFAPLGIRNVISSLNTDLDRIDLFEISESFAFIPEIFCNDTGIAESKVNVLGGTLAYGHPFGASGTIQVVHLLAALKSRNKSWGLTVIPGAGGLASALILENVI, encoded by the coding sequence ATGGTTTATATTCATCAAGCCATAAGAGTACCTAACGGTAAAGTGGGAGGAATTTACAAAAGGACTCCCCCGGAAAACCTAATGGCCCACTTGATGAAGAAACTCCCAGAGTTACCGGAAGAGATTATTCTAAGTACTTCAGTGGGTACAGGGGGAAACATGGCCAGGTTTGCTTCTTTAACAGCTGGCTATCCTTTAGAAATCCCTGCAAGCACCATAGATGCTCAGTGTATAGGAGGTTTGAAAAGCATAGAAATGGGATTTGCCTTGATCGCATCCGGGCTCAGGAAATCTGTCTTAGTGGGAGGCATGGAAAGCGTCAGCTTAGCTCCCATCAGAATCTATACCCAAAATGACCCTAGATACACCGGAAAACCCTATTCTCAAGCTGTATTCAGTCCTAATGGAGAGCTTAGTCTTCTTCCGGCAGCAGAAAGATGTGCAAAGGACATAGATAAAGAAAGCATGTGGAGATGGTTCAAAAGATCACATCTCCTGGCATCTCAATCTAAAGAGGTTCTTGCACCCTACCTGTGTGCTTTAGAGCCTAAACATACGGATTTGTCTTTCCGACCAGATATTCAGCTCGAGGCCTACAGTACTGCAGAAAAAATAGACCGCACCACCACGGCTCCTCCTGCTGACGGAGCTGCAGTTTTATACTTATCTTCGGATCCCCAAGGAGCTTTGGCACGTATACATACTGTAAAAACCATAGGTACAGACCCGGCATTTGCCCCCTTGGGAATAAGGAATGTCATTTCATCCTTGAACACAGATTTGGATAGAATAGACTTGTTTGAAATCTCTGAATCCTTTGCGTTTATTCCTGAAATATTCTGCAATGACACAGGCATTGCTGAATCCAAGGTCAACGTTCTCGGAGGAACTTTAGCCTACGGGCATCCTTTTGGTGCGAGCGGTACCATCCAAGTGGTGCATTTACTGGCCGCTTTAAAAAGCAGAAACAAAAGTTGGGGTTTAACGGTTATACCGGGAGCAGGTGGATTAGCCTCCGCCTTAATTTTGGAAAATGTTATTTGA
- a CDS encoding AMP-binding protein yields the protein MLFDRWKNIDPDKLALKFPGKSYSYGELYAEIRKRSSGLKRGAYLLCHHSESENLINFLAVLHKGGKAVFAGKHSNEDLKREYAHVHQLIPLDFVPKGEYDLEEPYSPQKSDLFLGVLSSGSTGQPKLIWKDYQAWFSAFPAQSEVFQIQADDTLLCLDAMAYSANLNAVIHGLWLGASIYLTPLQNASKWAELLKEVSAIFMVPSHYRLLPNRGAYTHIRSVVSAGEKLEVKLAEQLLRNFPNACITEYYGAAELGHISYIQNEEIINLPTSVGKPFPGVKISIKEEKIWVDSPYVSPDYRHQPTVSDLGFIDPNGYLCLLGREGRMFNRRGLNIFAEEIEQVTLLHPKIREAALVSPLPDLLVLYVVPTEPISHHELRNYLLSKLSSDKLPNRIQFFHELPRSSSGKVDFKVLAKKPIEEDSSK from the coding sequence ATGTTATTTGACAGGTGGAAAAATATTGATCCAGATAAACTGGCCCTGAAATTTCCGGGTAAAAGTTATTCCTATGGAGAACTATATGCAGAAATACGGAAGCGATCCTCAGGATTAAAGCGAGGTGCTTATTTACTTTGCCATCATTCTGAATCAGAAAACCTGATAAATTTTCTGGCTGTTCTGCATAAGGGTGGGAAAGCCGTCTTCGCAGGAAAACACAGTAATGAAGACCTAAAAAGAGAGTATGCGCATGTCCACCAATTAATTCCTTTAGATTTTGTACCAAAGGGGGAGTATGACTTAGAAGAACCCTATTCCCCACAAAAATCTGATCTATTCCTGGGAGTTCTCAGCTCAGGAAGTACTGGCCAACCAAAGCTCATTTGGAAGGATTATCAGGCTTGGTTTTCTGCATTTCCTGCCCAGTCAGAAGTATTCCAAATCCAAGCAGACGACACACTCTTGTGTTTGGATGCTATGGCGTATTCGGCCAACTTAAACGCGGTCATTCACGGTTTATGGCTAGGCGCAAGCATCTATCTAACTCCTCTTCAAAATGCGAGTAAATGGGCTGAGCTGTTAAAGGAAGTAAGTGCCATCTTCATGGTGCCTTCGCATTACCGCCTATTACCCAATAGAGGAGCATATACGCATATCCGCTCTGTAGTGAGTGCCGGAGAGAAATTAGAAGTTAAACTGGCAGAACAGCTGCTTCGAAATTTCCCCAATGCCTGTATCACGGAATATTACGGAGCCGCTGAGTTAGGACATATCTCCTATATCCAGAATGAGGAAATCATTAATCTGCCCACCTCAGTGGGTAAACCCTTCCCTGGAGTAAAAATCTCTATCAAAGAGGAAAAAATTTGGGTAGATAGTCCCTACGTTTCTCCTGATTACCGACATCAACCTACGGTATCCGACTTAGGATTTATAGATCCAAACGGCTACCTCTGCTTATTGGGTAGAGAAGGTCGAATGTTTAACCGTAGAGGTTTAAACATCTTTGCAGAGGAGATCGAGCAAGTCACTTTACTCCACCCAAAGATCAGAGAAGCCGCCTTAGTTTCGCCCCTACCTGACCTTCTGGTTCTATATGTGGTGCCTACTGAACCAATAAGCCACCATGAATTAAGAAACTATCTCCTCAGTAAACTGAGTTCTGATAAGCTACCTAACCGTATACAATTCTTCCATGAGCTTCCCAGATCCAGCTCAGGAAAAGTAGATTTCAAAGTATTAGCTAAAAAACCTATAGAAGAAGATAGTAGCAAATAA